A window of the Virgibacillus pantothenticus genome harbors these coding sequences:
- a CDS encoding tetratricopeptide repeat protein has protein sequence MKDKLQQAIALMQNSKLDKAAALFAEIIEEHPNDPVGYTNFGNLLLHMQDAERAQRFFEKAIELDPYAATAHYGLGNLYYEQSLYAKAQKHLQTAIEYGLMEADTYYLLGMTLQHQKYHKLALPYLLRAVELNPDDEEFLFQYGLSLAQCEHLKEAEEIFYKVLQKNDNHSDAYYNLGVIALYDEQPEKALEHFEEALRIQPDHVLAANGRKRVTAYLHERQ, from the coding sequence ATGAAGGACAAGCTACAACAAGCTATAGCACTAATGCAAAATAGTAAGCTGGACAAAGCTGCTGCATTATTTGCGGAAATTATTGAAGAGCATCCCAATGATCCAGTGGGGTATACAAATTTTGGTAACCTCCTGTTGCATATGCAAGATGCAGAACGAGCACAACGCTTTTTTGAAAAGGCAATTGAATTGGATCCGTATGCAGCAACTGCTCATTATGGTTTGGGTAATCTCTATTATGAGCAGTCGCTGTATGCTAAAGCTCAGAAACATTTACAAACAGCGATAGAATACGGATTAATGGAAGCAGATACCTATTATCTACTAGGGATGACTCTACAACATCAGAAGTATCATAAATTGGCTTTACCTTATTTATTGCGAGCAGTGGAACTCAATCCGGATGATGAAGAATTCCTCTTTCAATACGGATTGAGCCTAGCACAATGTGAGCACTTAAAAGAGGCGGAAGAAATTTTTTACAAAGTCCTTCAGAAGAATGATAATCATAGTGATGCGTACTATAACTTAGGCGTTATAGCGCTATATGATGAGCAACCTGAGAAGGCGTTAGAGCATTTTGAGGAAGCATTACGTATTCAGCCAGACCATGTTTTGGCAGCCAACGGTCGAAAAAGAGTAACTGCTTACCTCCATGAAAGACAGTAG
- the recD2 gene encoding SF1B family DNA helicase RecD2 — MEQIKQMAEHESYIRGELLHLIFQNEAEHFSIAKIKVLDTNEAFEDKTIVIKGYFFNLQPETSYYFYGIFDKHPRFGTQYKVTSYKTFIPDTKEGLIAYLSSDLFYGIGKKTATKIVQQLGENAISKIIDDPEALYTVPGIKEKAADQLRATIQENQGFEHVAVYLAQYNIGLKMAQKIYQHYKDEAIQLLEADPYQFVFDIEGFGFRTADEIARQMGLPATHPTRVGAGCIYVLQSSVQDGHVYLPMDFCITSICALLNTEELTESMIIDKLKALNKDKKVIVQDGNVYLPSLYYAEDGFSSQLKRILQKPIEHQTPMAELMKIIGDIEEEEILSYGKEQFTAINQAIHAKVMILTGGPGTGKTTVIKGILKAYATIHELALRPEDYNHKDDFPFILTAPTGRAAKRLNESTGLPAMTVHRLLGWDGNQSFEKNEHEPLSGKFIIIDEFSMVDIWLANHLFKAIPDDMQVLIVGDEDQLPSVGPGQVLSDLLSTDRIPYVRLTEVYRQKEGSKIIQLAHEIKKDEPVNLQKDHDFNFIHCNEIQMVDVITKIFKKAVEKGIEPKDIQVLAPMYRSEAGITKLNQELQKIINPKTEQKREVRTAEAIFRTGDKVIQLVNQPEDGVYNGDIGEVVAIFREEENIEQEEQLVIAFEDREVVYERKDYRNIMLAYCISIHKSQGSEFPIVIMPVVRAYQRMLRKNLLYTAITRSKQSLIICGDQESFLYGVATKHKNQRYTTLTQHLVEKLGEEQDQDGQNSTVLEIEDANLSPYDFM, encoded by the coding sequence ATGGAACAAATAAAACAAATGGCTGAGCATGAAAGCTATATTCGAGGCGAACTCCTTCATTTGATTTTTCAAAATGAGGCGGAGCATTTTTCGATTGCCAAAATTAAAGTGTTGGATACAAACGAAGCCTTTGAGGATAAAACGATTGTAATTAAGGGTTATTTTTTTAATCTGCAGCCGGAAACAAGCTATTATTTCTATGGCATATTTGACAAGCATCCACGATTTGGCACTCAATATAAAGTGACTTCTTACAAAACATTTATTCCTGATACGAAAGAAGGATTAATTGCTTATTTATCCAGTGATCTATTTTATGGTATTGGCAAAAAAACAGCTACCAAAATTGTTCAGCAACTAGGTGAAAATGCAATTTCAAAAATTATTGATGATCCAGAAGCTTTATATACTGTTCCAGGGATAAAAGAGAAAGCGGCGGATCAATTACGCGCTACTATACAAGAAAATCAAGGGTTTGAACATGTTGCTGTTTATTTAGCTCAATATAATATTGGTTTAAAAATGGCTCAAAAGATCTATCAACATTATAAAGATGAAGCTATTCAGTTATTAGAAGCAGATCCGTACCAATTTGTGTTTGATATTGAAGGGTTTGGTTTTCGGACTGCTGATGAAATTGCTAGACAAATGGGTTTGCCGGCTACACATCCTACTCGAGTGGGAGCAGGTTGTATCTATGTACTGCAAAGTTCTGTTCAAGATGGTCATGTTTATTTACCTATGGATTTTTGTATTACATCTATTTGTGCGCTTTTAAATACAGAAGAATTAACAGAGTCAATGATTATTGATAAATTAAAAGCTTTAAATAAAGATAAAAAAGTAATTGTCCAAGATGGAAATGTTTATTTACCATCGCTTTACTATGCTGAGGATGGGTTTAGTTCGCAGTTAAAGCGGATTTTACAAAAGCCGATCGAGCACCAAACTCCCATGGCTGAACTTATGAAGATTATAGGTGATATTGAAGAGGAAGAAATATTATCCTATGGTAAAGAGCAATTCACTGCAATTAACCAAGCCATCCATGCAAAAGTCATGATTCTTACAGGTGGACCAGGAACAGGAAAAACAACGGTTATTAAAGGCATTCTAAAGGCATACGCCACAATCCATGAATTAGCGCTTCGTCCAGAGGATTACAATCATAAAGATGACTTTCCATTTATTCTAACTGCACCAACTGGTAGAGCTGCGAAGCGATTAAATGAATCGACAGGGCTTCCCGCAATGACGGTCCACCGATTATTGGGATGGGATGGAAATCAAAGCTTTGAAAAGAATGAACATGAGCCACTTAGTGGGAAGTTTATTATTATTGATGAATTTTCAATGGTAGATATTTGGTTAGCTAACCACCTGTTTAAAGCTATTCCTGATGACATGCAAGTGCTGATTGTTGGCGATGAGGATCAATTGCCGTCTGTCGGTCCTGGTCAGGTCTTATCTGATTTATTAAGTACTGATCGGATTCCTTACGTTCGGCTGACAGAAGTATATCGGCAAAAAGAAGGCTCGAAAATTATTCAACTTGCACATGAAATAAAAAAGGATGAACCAGTGAATTTACAAAAGGATCATGATTTTAATTTCATTCATTGTAACGAGATACAAATGGTTGATGTGATTACTAAAATATTTAAAAAAGCAGTGGAGAAGGGGATTGAGCCAAAGGATATTCAAGTTCTTGCACCAATGTATCGTTCGGAAGCGGGGATTACAAAACTCAATCAAGAGCTCCAAAAAATAATTAATCCAAAAACAGAACAAAAAAGAGAAGTTAGGACTGCTGAAGCTATCTTTCGAACCGGTGACAAGGTAATTCAGCTTGTCAATCAGCCTGAAGATGGCGTTTATAATGGAGATATTGGAGAAGTTGTAGCTATTTTTCGTGAGGAAGAGAATATCGAACAAGAAGAACAACTTGTCATTGCTTTCGAAGACCGTGAAGTAGTTTATGAACGGAAAGATTATCGTAATATTATGCTTGCATATTGTATTTCCATTCATAAATCGCAAGGAAGCGAATTTCCGATTGTCATTATGCCAGTTGTTCGAGCATATCAACGAATGCTAAGGAAAAACTTATTATATACAGCTATAACTAGAAGTAAGCAATCGTTGATTATCTGCGGTGATCAAGAATCATTTTTGTACGGTGTTGCTACAAAGCATAAAAATCAGCGGTATACAACATTGACGCAGCACTTAGTTGAAAAGCTGGGTGAAGAACAGGACCAGGACGGACAAAATTCAACCGTTCTTGAAATCGAGGACGCTAATCTTTCGCCGTATGATTTTATGTAA
- a CDS encoding AI-2E family transporter, which translates to MFKNGQSLNFLYFLLIGILLFLFFYLMVKLFPVYKAVFSLLWHVSAPFLISCLIAYLLYPIVQMIHQYRIPKGVAILIIYLLFFGLTAYFIYRIYPMVVVQVRDLNEQFPQLMNMYEKTIYQMYEYTSFLPENVHDKFDQLLMRIENALDRLLERLMNGFTKVFDFIILLTVIPVLVFYFLKDYDKIKAVGKRLIPVKYRTTASQIWHAIDENLGNYIRGQFIVCAFVGLTSFIVFKFLLQLEFALILAILMAITNLIPYFGPIIGAVPAVAIGFTVSGKLVIFVILSVFAIQLVESNLLSPYIVGKSINIHPAAIIFALLLGGQLFGVIGMVIAVPLMTILKVIVKHLLIWKEYYSKSKQPKDSAPS; encoded by the coding sequence ATGTTTAAAAATGGACAAAGCTTAAACTTCCTCTATTTCCTATTAATTGGCATACTACTATTCCTGTTTTTCTATTTAATGGTTAAACTATTTCCGGTTTATAAAGCGGTATTTTCCTTATTATGGCATGTATCTGCGCCCTTTCTTATCTCCTGTTTAATTGCCTATTTACTATACCCCATTGTACAGATGATTCATCAATATCGTATCCCTAAAGGGGTAGCAATTTTAATCATTTATCTGCTCTTTTTTGGTTTAACTGCATATTTTATTTATCGTATATACCCAATGGTCGTCGTTCAGGTGAGAGATTTAAATGAACAGTTTCCGCAATTGATGAATATGTATGAAAAAACAATTTATCAGATGTATGAATATACATCCTTTTTACCAGAAAATGTACATGATAAGTTTGATCAATTGCTGATGCGAATCGAAAATGCATTAGATCGATTATTAGAACGATTGATGAATGGATTTACCAAAGTGTTTGATTTCATCATACTCTTAACTGTTATTCCTGTACTCGTTTTTTACTTTTTGAAAGACTATGACAAAATAAAAGCAGTTGGTAAACGTTTGATTCCAGTAAAGTATCGAACAACCGCCAGTCAAATTTGGCATGCAATTGATGAGAATTTAGGGAATTATATACGCGGTCAATTTATCGTTTGTGCGTTTGTAGGTCTTACTTCATTTATCGTTTTTAAATTCTTATTGCAACTTGAGTTTGCATTAATATTAGCAATTCTAATGGCAATCACAAACCTAATCCCTTATTTCGGACCGATTATTGGAGCGGTACCAGCAGTGGCAATTGGTTTTACTGTCTCCGGTAAACTCGTCATTTTTGTCATTCTGTCTGTATTTGCGATTCAATTGGTCGAAAGTAATCTCCTGTCCCCTTATATTGTGGGTAAAAGCATAAATATCCACCCGGCAGCGATTATTTTTGCATTACTGTTAGGCGGGCAATTATTTGGAGTTATTGGGATGGTTATTGCGGTTCCGTTAATGACCATTCTAAAAGTTATCGTGAAACATCTGCTAATATGGAAGGAATATTATTCTAAATCCAAACAGCCAAAAGATTCTGCTCCATCTTAA
- the alaS gene encoding alanine--tRNA ligase: MKQLTSAEVRQMFLDFFKEKGHRVEPSASLVPKDDPTLLWINSGVATLKKYFDGRVIPENPRIVNAQKSIRTNDIENVGFTARHHTFFEMLGNFSIGDYFKQEAIEWAWEFLTSEHWIGFEADRLSVTVHPEDDEAYDIWLHTIGLPKERIIRLEENFWDIGEGPSGPNTEIFYDRGEKYGNNPNDPELYPGGENDRYLEIWNLVFSQFNHNPDDTYTPLPKKNIDTGLGLERMVSVIQDVPTNFETDLFMPIIKKTETLASVKYGDSSSTDTAFKVIADHIRTVSFAIGDGAVPSNEGRGYVLRRLIRRAVRFAKEIGIEKPFMYELVDVVADIMQDFYVQVVEKKDFIRNMVKAEEEKFHETLHDGLDILTTIMSREKQRGSSIFPGYEVFRLYDTYGFPKELTEEYVQAQGFSIDEAGFQAEMDKQRERARKARQKVDSMQVQGGAIAEIDVASEFVGYTNTEQDTTVAAIIKDEQQVKQANAGEEVYLFLHQTPFYAESGGQIADQGTIHTEYAVGQVKDVQKSPKGQHVHRVRIEKGSISVGEMVTATVDVAKRSFVVKNHTATHLLHQALKDVIGEHVNQAGSLVAPERLRFDFSHYQAVSKQELAQIERQVNEKIWQAIPLQIKTEKLEEAKKMGATALFGEKYGDIVRVVQIGDYSIELCGGCHVVNTSEIGLFKIVTESGIGAGTRRIEAVTSKQAYEFITGKLGLLQQASQLVKAKDEAVPEKIEALYHEIKQLQKETESLQAKLANKETATMLEEVKTIDGVQVLAKKVEVQDMNQLRNMVDELKQKLDSGMILLAMENNNKVQLAAGVSKDLIEQGYHAGHLIKKAAQACGGGGGGRPDMAQAGGKDPSKIAEALHVAKLYIEEKRNH; encoded by the coding sequence ATGAAGCAACTGACGTCAGCAGAAGTAAGGCAAATGTTTCTAGATTTTTTTAAGGAAAAGGGCCATCGAGTCGAGCCGAGCGCATCACTTGTACCAAAAGATGATCCGACACTATTATGGATTAATAGCGGTGTCGCTACATTAAAAAAATATTTTGATGGAAGGGTCATTCCAGAAAATCCAAGAATTGTAAATGCTCAAAAATCAATCCGAACAAACGATATTGAGAATGTAGGTTTTACAGCACGTCATCATACGTTCTTTGAAATGCTTGGAAATTTTTCCATCGGCGATTATTTTAAGCAAGAAGCAATCGAGTGGGCATGGGAATTTCTAACGAGCGAGCATTGGATTGGATTTGAAGCAGACCGTTTATCGGTTACTGTGCATCCTGAAGACGATGAAGCTTATGATATTTGGCTGCATACTATTGGCTTGCCAAAAGAGCGGATTATCCGTTTAGAAGAAAACTTTTGGGATATCGGAGAAGGACCAAGTGGACCAAACACAGAAATATTTTACGATCGTGGCGAAAAATATGGCAATAATCCAAACGATCCAGAGCTTTATCCTGGAGGAGAAAATGACCGGTACCTAGAAATATGGAACCTTGTATTCTCGCAATTTAACCATAATCCCGATGATACGTATACACCTCTACCTAAAAAAAATATTGATACTGGTTTAGGTCTTGAAAGAATGGTATCTGTCATTCAAGATGTTCCAACCAACTTTGAAACGGATCTATTTATGCCGATTATAAAGAAGACGGAAACGTTAGCTTCTGTTAAGTATGGGGACAGTTCATCAACGGATACTGCGTTTAAAGTAATTGCAGATCATATTCGTACCGTTAGCTTTGCCATTGGTGATGGTGCGGTTCCGTCTAATGAGGGGAGGGGCTATGTTCTCCGTCGTTTAATTCGTAGAGCGGTTCGCTTTGCTAAAGAGATTGGCATTGAAAAGCCATTTATGTATGAACTTGTGGATGTAGTAGCTGACATTATGCAGGATTTTTATGTTCAAGTGGTGGAAAAGAAAGATTTTATTAGAAATATGGTTAAGGCAGAGGAGGAAAAATTTCATGAAACATTGCATGATGGATTGGATATTTTAACAACTATCATGAGCCGTGAAAAACAACGGGGAAGCTCGATTTTTCCTGGTTATGAAGTGTTTCGCTTATATGATACGTATGGATTTCCTAAGGAGCTAACCGAAGAATACGTCCAAGCACAAGGATTTTCTATTGATGAAGCTGGTTTTCAAGCAGAAATGGATAAGCAACGAGAACGAGCACGAAAAGCGCGACAAAAAGTAGATTCCATGCAGGTACAAGGAGGTGCGATAGCAGAAATTGATGTAGCAAGTGAATTTGTGGGTTATACAAATACGGAGCAAGATACGACTGTTGCAGCAATCATAAAAGATGAGCAGCAAGTGAAACAAGCAAACGCAGGAGAAGAAGTGTATCTGTTTCTACATCAAACCCCGTTCTATGCAGAAAGTGGTGGACAAATTGCCGACCAAGGAACCATCCATACGGAGTATGCGGTTGGACAAGTAAAAGATGTACAAAAATCACCGAAAGGGCAGCATGTGCACCGTGTTCGAATTGAAAAGGGCAGTATTTCAGTAGGAGAAATGGTTACGGCAACAGTTGATGTAGCCAAAAGATCGTTTGTTGTCAAGAATCATACGGCGACACATTTATTACATCAAGCATTAAAGGATGTCATTGGAGAGCATGTTAATCAGGCTGGTTCGTTAGTAGCTCCAGAACGGTTACGCTTTGATTTTTCCCATTATCAAGCTGTATCCAAACAAGAATTAGCGCAAATCGAACGACAGGTAAATGAAAAAATATGGCAAGCTATTCCATTACAGATTAAAACCGAAAAATTGGAAGAAGCGAAAAAAATGGGAGCAACTGCCCTTTTTGGTGAAAAATATGGCGATATCGTTCGTGTTGTGCAAATTGGCGATTATAGTATTGAATTATGTGGCGGTTGCCATGTTGTAAACACATCTGAAATCGGCTTGTTTAAAATTGTTACAGAGAGCGGAATAGGGGCTGGCACAAGAAGAATTGAAGCTGTGACGAGTAAACAGGCATATGAATTTATAACAGGCAAATTAGGGTTACTACAACAAGCATCACAATTAGTCAAAGCAAAAGACGAGGCTGTGCCCGAAAAAATTGAGGCACTGTATCATGAGATAAAACAACTACAAAAAGAAACGGAATCCTTGCAAGCAAAATTAGCAAACAAGGAAACAGCTACTATGCTTGAAGAAGTTAAAACGATAGACGGAGTTCAAGTTTTAGCTAAAAAAGTAGAAGTGCAAGATATGAATCAATTACGGAATATGGTAGATGAATTAAAGCAGAAACTTGATTCAGGTATGATTCTATTAGCGATGGAAAATAATAATAAAGTGCAATTAGCAGCAGGTGTTTCCAAGGACTTAATTGAGCAAGGTTACCACGCTGGACATCTGATTAAGAAAGCAGCACAGGCTTGTGGCGGAGGTGGCGGAGGTCGACCTGACATGGCACAAGCTGGCGGAAAAGACCCATCTAAAATAGCGGAAGCATTACATGTAGCAAAGCTTTACATCGAAGAGAAACGAAACCATTAA
- a CDS encoding IreB family regulatory phosphoprotein: MSSIDKTMKFNFSEEPFDEDIKEILFKVHGALQEKGYNPINQIVGYLLSGDPAYIPRYNDARNLIRKIERDEVIEELVKFYLEQQQADK; encoded by the coding sequence ATGAGTTCAATTGACAAAACTATGAAATTTAATTTTTCGGAAGAACCTTTTGATGAGGATATTAAAGAAATACTTTTTAAAGTGCATGGAGCTCTACAAGAAAAGGGATATAATCCAATAAACCAAATTGTTGGTTATTTGCTATCCGGAGACCCTGCCTATATCCCAAGATATAACGATGCGCGCAATTTAATTCGAAAAATTGAGCGTGATGAGGTTATTGAAGAGCTGGTTAAATTTTATTTAGAGCAGCAGCAGGCGGACAAATGA
- the ruvX gene encoding Holliday junction resolvase RuvX has product MKIMGLDVGSKTIGVAVSDALGWTAQGITTIKWNENDLTSADKALIKIITEHEVGKAIVGLPKNMNGTIGERGEASITFAKHIERKFNIPTELWDERLTTMAAERVLLEADVSRKKRKQVVDKMAAVMILQGYLDQK; this is encoded by the coding sequence ATGAAAATAATGGGATTGGATGTAGGGTCCAAAACAATTGGTGTTGCTGTTAGTGATGCTTTAGGTTGGACCGCGCAGGGTATTACTACTATTAAGTGGAATGAAAATGATTTAACTTCTGCTGATAAAGCTTTAATAAAAATCATAACCGAGCATGAAGTGGGGAAAGCTATTGTCGGGTTACCGAAAAATATGAATGGAACGATTGGTGAGCGTGGTGAAGCGTCGATCACTTTTGCAAAACATATTGAAAGAAAGTTTAACATCCCCACAGAGCTTTGGGATGAGCGTTTAACAACGATGGCTGCTGAAAGGGTATTGTTAGAAGCAGATGTCAGCAGAAAAAAGCGCAAGCAAGTCGTTGATAAAATGGCTGCTGTCATGATTTTACAAGGTTATCTTGACCAAAAATAA
- a CDS encoding DUF1292 domain-containing protein, with product MALEEKERIIIPDENGEEHLFEVLFTFDVDEMNQSYIAVTPVEQSEEEEVEVYAFRYEEKDEDDLSLFPIESDEEWEIVEEMLNTLAEQENEA from the coding sequence ATGGCACTAGAAGAAAAAGAACGGATTATTATTCCTGATGAGAACGGGGAAGAGCATCTTTTTGAGGTTTTGTTTACATTTGATGTGGATGAAATGAACCAATCGTATATTGCTGTAACCCCTGTTGAACAGTCTGAGGAAGAAGAAGTGGAAGTATACGCATTTCGATATGAGGAAAAGGATGAGGACGATTTATCTCTGTTCCCAATTGAATCAGATGAAGAATGGGAAATCGTTGAAGAAATGTTAAACACCTTAGCAGAACAGGAAAATGAAGCGTAA